The following coding sequences lie in one Bacteroidota bacterium genomic window:
- a CDS encoding DUF3291 domain-containing protein — protein sequence MKATITSIELKGPLKFFALSASALKIIKQLKTTKCLEFKKRGLWTTHYTMTLWNSEQELLDFARSGAHLEAMKISKNIAKEIRTLTYDTTSLPDWKTAIAMLENGKVIKY from the coding sequence ATGAAAGCAACCATCACCTCCATCGAATTAAAAGGACCGCTTAAATTTTTCGCCTTATCGGCCTCGGCATTAAAAATCATCAAACAACTCAAAACCACCAAGTGTTTGGAATTTAAAAAACGTGGATTATGGACTACCCACTATACCATGACGCTTTGGAACAGCGAACAAGAGTTACTAGATTTCGCAAGAAGTGGCGCACATCTGGAAGCCATGAAGATCAGCAAAAACATCGCCAAAGAAATCCGCACCCTCACCTATGATACTACTTCCCTCCCCGACTGGAAAACCGCTATTGCAATGCTGGAGAATGGGAAAGTAATAAAGTATTAA
- a CDS encoding T9SS type A sorting domain-containing protein, translating to MNKKLLLPIVFLLLAFSTASAQKWVQMMEDPTVNFYDVQKEFYSYYVGQTKVHESEPNMDGPYSRFKRWEHYMEPRVYPTGIRPDPKHLYAEWLKQKALIPTNKATANWTFIGPSQLPINGGGAGISFDIAIDPTNSQNLWLATGGGLWKSTDGGNTWSTNTDFQLPALGVMDVTIDPTNTNNMYIGILMHGVFKSTDGGNTWSNTGLNQYCYRVAMDPSNSNVLLAGCTNGVYRSADAGATWSLVIPTSGFTNVITEVEFNPATPNIVYAAGYSVMYRSADNGITWTVLTAGLPPSPFGIKLAVSPANPNYVYALMCSYVFPASNGFYGLYRSTDAGLTWTAMSTTPNIMGYDISGVASGGQGSYCMALAVSPLNADEVYAGGIHVWKSVNGGSTWTIKTNWGGPGTAVHVDQQGLQFQPGSGNIIYSCNDGGLNVSTDAGDTWTNLSNGLEILQIHKLGNSATNPNIIAVGTQDNGSNKSSSGVVTNIGGGDGFECIIDYTDSNTIYTSYQNGAIFRSLDGGTTNVSITPASSSNFYTYYSMNPLNSKTLYAPFAELYRSHNKGTTWTAITSGVFPAVSGAFHTPVAVAPSDTNTIYVARMTEVYKTTNGGVSWTSLSTGLPPAAYVTSMTVHPTDANTLWLTFSGYGSYSTTSNDKVFKTTDGGLTWTNITGTGLPLVAVNCVVYQNGSPDALYAATDIGVYYIDNTMANWIPYNTGLPNARITEIEIQYGAGKLRAATYGRGLWETDLNVAVVNVNDAGISTVISPTATICTNIITPVVKLNNFGSATLTSATIEYQVDGGTVNTFAWTGSIASFGSLNVTLPAITVTPGAHIFHSNTILPNTVADINNTNDSTNFAFNYLTGLPLPFSEGFESTTFPPTGFTRNNFDGGITWQRTTLAAKTGTASAFMDDMNYANDAMIDELILPNIDLTSTASPALTFEMAYQLRANPLPSNSYSDTLKVQVSTDCGVTWTQVFKKFDIPLVTTTPIYNTSVTYVPATSTTADWRLESIDLSPFNFSNGVLIKIINVNGRGNNLYIDDINIVDIPLSTLENTKPTIEIFPNPNSGTFTVSMANGKLGSDLEIYNVLGKLIYSQKLVNGTNDITISEQAAGMYFYKVRYEGKDVANGKLMVR from the coding sequence ATGAATAAAAAACTACTCCTCCCGATTGTTTTTTTATTGTTGGCGTTCTCAACAGCATCTGCTCAAAAATGGGTACAAATGATGGAAGATCCAACCGTAAATTTTTATGACGTACAAAAAGAATTTTACTCTTATTACGTAGGACAAACAAAAGTACATGAGTCGGAACCGAACATGGATGGTCCTTACAGTCGTTTCAAACGTTGGGAACATTATATGGAACCGCGCGTTTATCCAACAGGAATTCGTCCGGACCCAAAACATTTATATGCAGAGTGGTTAAAACAAAAAGCACTTATACCAACAAATAAGGCAACAGCCAATTGGACATTTATTGGTCCATCACAACTTCCAATAAATGGTGGTGGTGCTGGAATATCGTTTGACATAGCTATTGATCCAACCAACTCACAAAACTTGTGGCTAGCAACAGGGGGTGGTTTGTGGAAATCAACAGATGGTGGAAACACGTGGAGCACCAATACAGATTTTCAACTTCCGGCACTGGGCGTAATGGATGTAACAATCGATCCAACGAATACGAACAACATGTATATTGGTATATTAATGCATGGCGTTTTTAAATCTACCGATGGAGGAAACACCTGGAGCAATACAGGATTAAATCAATATTGCTATCGGGTAGCGATGGACCCTTCCAACTCAAATGTGTTGTTAGCAGGATGTACCAATGGCGTTTACAGAAGTGCTGACGCTGGTGCAACGTGGTCATTAGTAATTCCAACTTCGGGTTTTACAAATGTCATTACCGAAGTAGAATTTAATCCCGCTACACCCAATATTGTTTATGCAGCAGGCTATTCAGTAATGTATCGTTCGGCTGACAATGGAATAACGTGGACGGTGTTAACAGCAGGGTTACCGCCTAGTCCATTCGGAATAAAATTAGCAGTGAGTCCTGCAAATCCAAACTACGTGTATGCATTAATGTGCAGCTATGTATTTCCGGCAAGCAATGGATTTTATGGTTTGTACCGTTCAACAGATGCAGGATTAACGTGGACAGCGATGTCGACCACACCCAACATTATGGGTTATGATATTTCAGGTGTAGCCAGTGGCGGTCAAGGTTCTTATTGTATGGCTTTGGCTGTATCCCCTTTAAATGCAGATGAAGTATATGCAGGCGGAATTCATGTTTGGAAATCCGTTAATGGTGGTTCAACGTGGACCATCAAAACAAATTGGGGTGGCCCGGGAACAGCGGTCCATGTGGATCAACAAGGATTACAATTTCAGCCCGGCAGTGGCAACATTATCTATTCTTGCAACGATGGTGGATTAAATGTTTCCACCGATGCAGGAGATACCTGGACGAACTTGAGTAATGGATTAGAAATTTTACAAATACATAAACTCGGAAATTCTGCAACCAATCCAAATATTATTGCAGTAGGAACACAAGATAACGGCAGCAACAAAAGCAGTTCGGGAGTTGTAACAAACATTGGTGGCGGTGATGGGTTTGAGTGCATCATTGATTATACCGATTCAAATACAATCTATACCTCTTATCAAAACGGAGCCATTTTTCGTTCACTTGATGGTGGAACAACAAATGTTTCCATCACTCCAGCAAGCAGTTCAAATTTTTACACCTACTATTCAATGAATCCATTAAATAGTAAAACACTGTATGCTCCATTTGCAGAATTGTATCGCTCCCATAATAAAGGAACAACTTGGACGGCTATCACATCAGGTGTGTTTCCTGCAGTAAGCGGTGCCTTCCATACACCAGTAGCTGTAGCTCCATCCGACACAAATACGATTTATGTAGCGCGCATGACAGAAGTTTATAAAACTACAAATGGTGGAGTAAGCTGGACAAGTCTTTCAACAGGATTGCCACCGGCAGCTTATGTTACAAGCATGACGGTGCATCCAACCGATGCAAATACTTTATGGTTAACATTTTCGGGATATGGAAGTTATTCAACAACCAGCAACGACAAAGTTTTTAAAACAACCGATGGTGGTTTAACATGGACAAACATTACAGGAACAGGCTTGCCATTAGTGGCAGTAAATTGTGTGGTTTACCAAAATGGTTCACCGGATGCATTGTATGCAGCAACCGATATAGGCGTTTATTACATTGACAATACGATGGCGAATTGGATTCCTTACAACACCGGTTTACCAAACGCAAGAATTACAGAAATTGAAATTCAATATGGGGCAGGAAAATTACGTGCAGCAACGTATGGTCGCGGATTATGGGAAACAGATTTAAATGTAGCGGTGGTGAATGTGAATGATGCAGGAATTTCAACCGTTATTTCTCCAACGGCAACCATTTGTACAAACATAATTACACCTGTTGTGAAATTAAATAATTTCGGCTCCGCAACATTAACATCAGCCACCATCGAATATCAAGTAGATGGCGGAACGGTAAATACGTTTGCTTGGACAGGTTCGATTGCCTCTTTCGGCTCGTTGAACGTTACATTGCCGGCAATAACTGTAACACCAGGCGCACATATTTTTCATTCGAATACCATTTTACCAAACACAGTTGCAGATATAAACAACACCAACGATTCTACCAACTTTGCTTTTAATTATCTAACAGGCTTACCACTTCCTTTCAGCGAAGGATTTGAAAGCACCACCTTTCCACCAACAGGTTTTACAAGAAACAATTTTGATGGAGGAATCACATGGCAACGAACAACACTTGCAGCAAAAACTGGAACAGCATCTGCGTTTATGGATGACATGAATTATGCTAACGATGCGATGATTGATGAATTGATATTACCGAATATTGATCTAACAAGCACCGCTTCACCTGCTTTAACTTTTGAAATGGCGTATCAATTAAGAGCAAATCCATTGCCATCCAATTCCTATTCCGATACGTTAAAAGTGCAAGTATCAACCGACTGCGGAGTTACATGGACACAAGTTTTCAAAAAATTTGATATTCCCCTGGTAACCACTACACCTATTTACAACACGTCTGTAACCTATGTTCCAGCAACGTCCACTACAGCAGATTGGAGATTAGAATCAATTGATTTGAGTCCTTTCAATTTCAGTAATGGTGTATTGATTAAAATTATAAATGTAAACGGAAGAGGAAATAATTTATACATCGATGATATTAATATAGTAGATATTCCACTGAGCACATTGGAAAACACCAAACCAACAATTGAAATTTTTCCAAATCCAAACAGCGGTACATTCACTGTATCGATGGCAAATGGAAAACTTGGAAGTGATTTAGAAATTTACAATGTATTAGGGAAATTAATTTACAGTCAGAAATTAGTAAATGGAACCAACGACATTACTATTTCAGAACAAGCTGCAGGGATGTATTTTTACAAAGTACGTTATGAAGGCAAAGATGTTGCGAATGGGAAGTTGATGGTGAGGTAG
- a CDS encoding T9SS type A sorting domain-containing protein yields MKNLLTSIFIISTFTSFGQWTQMNDSLLIGGAFATNQNVFHNDSVTIIGTPNGTYNSFDLGNTWNFSNDGLSTKTLGVNAITNFNNIPFLTQYPNRILSSADNGRSFFEITTTGIPANYNATSIYHLDSILFINGFYNGGGVASYYSNNGMNWNLVPTLTHSEYLSNKLSWGVVTGTRYFMRSDRTIFNNPAIDSLGLASTTRGDKDGNTVFMTTGDNRLFKMDMALASPYWVEITLPETGASTINIFPATNALLLTLIKTSATGKFSTKLYRSTNLGGSWTELVSSGIYLNTISYFNEMDTDTLLVNDAGGNILLSTDAGLTWNQKNTGFFDYYFSNMLVMDNSLLLRVIKNNGVADGILKSIDNGAHWDISSSGLPSVTGNSYDSTVTVRYYDYLFKQGNIAFSGNQQTLYRSFDEATTWDSISIPSGVGYFIGAFGGDEDSFFIGMMQDTGVVPTTIIRYYRTNDNGNTWQHVPSIAALNFNTSTVAPLTIVGKSDTMTLVHREFITGLEQFYVYTSVNNGDTWTDISGTTFPHPYQTLDFANLVGVGQIPILQYGNTASKWMTVISTHDSTDYFTTMHDTLYAYSQATGWSQLAGIGLPAGIDIQSIAYHDTTWTIGSNFGVFSSTDDGINWATGSMLLSTDRTPTADGLYIGMNIQTLDFKLNDGFIGTTGNGCWTTAALILGVNDEKEIDNDVAIYPNPNSGLFTLELLNKKAGSDVEIYNLLGKLIYRNKLVNEKNVIDISNEAAGMYFYKILLDGKTISDGKLIVK; encoded by the coding sequence ATGAAAAACCTCCTCACCTCTATCTTTATCATTAGTACATTCACCTCGTTTGGTCAATGGACACAAATGAACGACTCTTTACTAATAGGAGGAGCGTTTGCAACCAATCAAAATGTATTTCACAACGATTCGGTTACCATTATTGGAACTCCAAATGGAACGTATAATAGTTTTGATTTAGGAAACACCTGGAACTTTTCAAACGATGGCCTCTCCACCAAAACACTTGGCGTAAATGCCATTACCAACTTTAACAACATTCCTTTTTTAACACAATACCCCAACCGTATTTTAAGTTCAGCCGACAATGGCCGAAGTTTTTTCGAAATTACAACTACCGGCATTCCGGCAAATTATAATGCAACCAGCATTTATCATTTAGATAGCATTTTGTTTATCAACGGATTTTATAATGGTGGTGGCGTTGCTTCCTACTATAGCAACAACGGAATGAATTGGAACTTGGTACCTACCTTAACACATTCGGAATACCTTTCCAACAAACTTTCGTGGGGAGTGGTAACCGGTACCCGCTATTTCATGCGCTCCGACAGAACCATCTTTAACAACCCTGCAATTGATAGCTTAGGCCTGGCCAGCACCACCCGCGGTGATAAAGATGGCAATACCGTTTTTATGACAACCGGTGATAACCGATTATTCAAAATGGATATGGCTTTGGCTTCGCCATATTGGGTAGAAATTACTTTACCGGAAACGGGTGCTTCTACTATCAATATTTTTCCTGCAACAAATGCACTCTTGTTAACACTCATAAAAACATCTGCAACCGGAAAATTTTCTACCAAACTGTATCGCTCCACCAACTTGGGTGGCAGCTGGACAGAATTGGTATCAAGTGGAATTTACCTCAACACCATTTCTTATTTTAATGAAATGGATACCGATACCTTGCTGGTGAATGATGCCGGTGGAAACATTCTTCTTTCAACGGATGCAGGCTTAACATGGAATCAAAAAAACACCGGTTTTTTTGATTATTATTTTTCCAACATGCTGGTGATGGACAATAGTTTATTGTTACGCGTAATTAAAAACAATGGTGTTGCCGATGGTATTTTAAAATCGATTGATAATGGTGCGCATTGGGATATTTCTTCTTCCGGCTTACCAAGCGTGACCGGTAATAGTTATGATTCAACAGTTACTGTTCGCTACTATGATTATTTATTCAAGCAAGGCAATATTGCATTTTCTGGAAATCAACAAACCTTGTATCGCTCATTTGATGAAGCTACCACCTGGGATTCGATTAGTATCCCTTCGGGCGTTGGTTATTTCATTGGTGCATTTGGTGGTGACGAAGATTCATTTTTTATTGGTATGATGCAAGACACTGGTGTGGTACCTACCACCATTATCAGATATTACAGAACGAACGACAATGGAAATACCTGGCAACATGTTCCATCCATAGCGGCATTAAATTTTAATACGAGTACTGTTGCTCCTTTAACCATTGTCGGTAAAAGTGATACGATGACGCTTGTTCACAGAGAATTTATTACGGGCTTGGAACAGTTTTATGTTTACACATCCGTTAACAATGGTGATACCTGGACAGATATTTCGGGAACTACCTTTCCGCATCCGTATCAAACACTCGACTTTGCAAACCTCGTAGGTGTAGGACAAATTCCAATTTTACAGTATGGGAATACTGCTTCAAAATGGATGACGGTTATTTCAACACACGATTCAACAGATTATTTTACCACCATGCACGATACGTTGTATGCGTATAGTCAGGCAACAGGATGGAGTCAGTTAGCAGGAATAGGATTGCCGGCAGGCATCGACATTCAATCCATCGCTTACCATGATACCACTTGGACGATTGGTTCCAACTTCGGTGTTTTCTCAAGCACAGATGATGGAATAAATTGGGCCACGGGCTCCATGTTACTCTCCACCGATAGAACACCCACTGCAGATGGTTTATATATAGGCATGAATATTCAAACACTTGATTTTAAATTGAACGATGGTTTTATTGGAACAACCGGAAATGGTTGCTGGACCACCGCTGCTTTAATACTGGGTGTTAACGATGAAAAAGAAATTGACAATGATGTTGCAATTTATCCCAATCCAAACTCTGGTTTATTTACCCTGGAACTGCTGAACAAAAAAGCAGGAAGCGATGTGGAGATTTACAACCTGTTGGGAAAACTTATTTACCGCAACAAACTAGTAAACGAAAAAAATGTAATTGACATTTCCAATGAAGCAGCAGGCATGTATTTTTACAAAATACTGCTGGATGGAAAAACCATTTCAGATGGAAAGTTGATTGTGAAGTAG
- a CDS encoding T9SS type A sorting domain-containing protein: MNKKLLLPFVFLLFVTSTASAQKWVEMMEDPNVNFYDVQKEFYAYYVGKTKLEETEPRMDGPYSRFKSWERYMEPRVYPTGIRPDPKMIYSEWLKQKALAPTNKLVANWSLIGPSVIPSNGGGAGKVNCVAIDPINTQNIWIGTSGGGVWNSTNGGATWSCTTDQQLPSLVISDIAIHPTSPNILYVSLRQGVFKSTDAGVTWFDTGLNKTCYRIEIDPANPNTIISSCVDGLYRTTDAGVTWTQVTTITNAINNVDDIEFNPGNSNIVYACEFSAIKRSADNGLTWTTITAGLPTTPTPYGIKLAVSPASPNHVYALLTSYSPPVSSGFYGLYRSTDAGLTWTNMSSSPNILGYDITGAATGGQGAYCMSLAVSPLNANEVYVGGINLWKSTNGGVSWTNKSDWGGTGTTYVHADQQDLKFQPGSGTILYSANDGGVNVSANAGNTWTDLSNGLAIMEIYNLSSSATNPNVIVVGAQDNGTNKKSSTGFSRINYGDGLDCIIDYTDSNTIYSSYQNGAIFRSIDGGATNVYISPSTSYNFQNNYSMNPLKPKTLYAAFNNIYRSYNRGATWTAITSGLYPTSTGGGFLIPVIAAPSDTNTIYVARFTELYKTTNGGISWTTLTSAGVLPDAYITGMAVDPTDANKVWITYTSYLSHFYTTSNQRVFKTTDGGLTWTNITYTGLPFGSNNCILHHDGPADALYVGTDLGVYYLDNTMSSWVPYTNGIPNVRVTDLDIQQSVGKIRAATYGRGIWESDLNVPVINTNDAGTLTVVSPAGTICTNTFAPVVKLKNFGSATLTSATIKYQVDAGAVNTFLWTGSLSSFSSTNVTLPSLLVSAGNHVLKTYTILPNGVTDTNAPNDSATSSFYFPVGLTLPYSEGFESTTFPPPGVTINNADSWITWQRTTAASYAGSASAFMDNMNYFNDGMIDEVVLPYFDFPPGWTYLNFEYAYQLRDDPIPIAYYSDTLEVEVSTDCGNSWTVVYKKFDLPLVTTVPSFNQTVLFVPTSTSQWASETIDLNAFNGNDKVLIKFQNVNGRGNSLYLDNINITNTPLGFETNVISKIEVYPNPNNGIFTLSMQNGKGGSDLEIYNVLGKLISSQKLSNGTNVIDISKQAAGMYFYKVRYEGKDVANGKLLVK; encoded by the coding sequence ATGAATAAAAAACTACTCCTCCCGTTTGTTTTTTTATTATTCGTTACGTCAACAGCCTCTGCTCAAAAATGGGTAGAGATGATGGAAGACCCCAACGTAAATTTTTACGATGTACAAAAAGAATTCTACGCTTATTATGTTGGAAAAACAAAATTAGAAGAAACCGAGCCGCGCATGGATGGTCCCTACTCACGCTTTAAAAGCTGGGAACGTTACATGGAACCAAGAGTATATCCAACAGGAATTCGCCCAGATCCAAAAATGATTTATTCTGAATGGCTCAAACAAAAAGCATTAGCACCTACCAATAAGCTTGTAGCAAACTGGAGTTTGATTGGACCTTCCGTTATTCCTTCCAATGGAGGTGGTGCAGGAAAAGTAAATTGTGTTGCCATCGATCCTATTAATACACAAAACATTTGGATAGGAACCAGTGGTGGCGGAGTATGGAACTCAACAAATGGTGGAGCAACTTGGAGCTGTACTACTGATCAACAACTTCCTTCATTGGTAATTAGTGATATCGCCATCCATCCAACAAGTCCAAATATCCTATACGTTAGTTTACGACAAGGTGTTTTTAAATCAACCGATGCGGGAGTAACCTGGTTTGATACCGGATTAAACAAAACATGTTATCGTATTGAAATTGATCCCGCCAACCCCAATACCATCATCAGCTCTTGTGTGGACGGACTCTATCGAACAACGGATGCAGGTGTAACGTGGACGCAAGTAACAACAATTACTAATGCAATTAATAATGTGGATGATATTGAATTTAATCCCGGAAATTCTAACATCGTTTATGCTTGTGAATTTTCTGCAATCAAACGATCTGCGGATAATGGATTAACATGGACAACCATCACAGCAGGATTACCAACTACTCCTACGCCTTATGGAATAAAATTGGCTGTTTCTCCTGCGAGTCCAAATCATGTCTACGCATTACTAACGAGTTACTCACCTCCTGTGAGTTCCGGATTTTACGGTTTATATCGTTCAACCGATGCAGGATTGACGTGGACCAACATGTCGTCTTCCCCTAATATTTTAGGATACGACATCACTGGAGCTGCTACCGGTGGACAAGGAGCCTATTGCATGTCGCTTGCCGTTTCTCCTCTAAATGCAAATGAAGTTTATGTTGGAGGAATTAATTTATGGAAATCAACAAATGGTGGAGTATCTTGGACCAACAAATCAGATTGGGGAGGAACGGGAACAACGTATGTGCATGCCGATCAGCAAGACTTAAAATTTCAACCGGGGAGTGGAACGATTTTGTACTCCGCAAATGATGGAGGGGTAAATGTTTCTGCCAACGCAGGAAACACGTGGACCGACCTAAGCAATGGGCTCGCAATTATGGAGATTTATAATTTAAGTAGTTCTGCAACAAATCCAAATGTGATTGTTGTAGGTGCACAAGACAATGGAACAAACAAAAAAAGTTCAACAGGATTTTCAAGAATAAATTATGGTGATGGCTTAGATTGTATTATTGACTATACCGATTCAAATACGATATACTCCTCGTATCAAAATGGAGCCATCTTCCGATCTATAGATGGTGGCGCAACAAACGTATACATTAGCCCATCTACCTCCTATAATTTTCAAAACAATTATTCAATGAATCCATTGAAACCTAAAACATTATATGCTGCATTTAATAATATATACCGTTCTTATAATCGCGGAGCAACATGGACTGCAATTACATCCGGCTTATATCCCACTTCAACCGGAGGCGGATTTTTAATTCCGGTTATTGCAGCACCTTCGGATACAAATACAATTTACGTTGCTCGCTTTACAGAATTATATAAAACCACCAATGGCGGAATTTCTTGGACAACACTCACATCGGCAGGCGTATTGCCTGATGCCTATATTACAGGAATGGCTGTAGATCCAACAGATGCAAACAAGGTTTGGATCACCTACACCAGTTACTTATCCCATTTTTATACAACTAGCAATCAACGCGTTTTCAAAACAACAGATGGTGGATTAACTTGGACCAACATTACCTATACAGGATTACCATTTGGTTCAAACAATTGTATTCTTCATCACGATGGTCCGGCAGACGCACTTTATGTTGGAACAGATTTAGGAGTGTATTATCTGGATAATACCATGTCGAGCTGGGTTCCTTACACAAATGGAATTCCCAATGTGCGTGTGACTGACTTAGACATTCAACAATCGGTTGGAAAAATAAGAGCTGCAACTTATGGAAGAGGAATATGGGAATCGGATTTAAATGTGCCTGTTATCAACACGAATGATGCCGGCACGCTCACAGTAGTCAGTCCAGCTGGAACAATTTGCACGAATACGTTTGCTCCGGTAGTTAAATTAAAAAATTTCGGTTCAGCCACATTAACTTCAGCAACAATCAAATATCAAGTAGATGCAGGAGCTGTAAATACATTTTTGTGGACAGGGTCATTGTCCTCTTTCTCCTCCACCAATGTTACACTTCCATCTCTTTTGGTTTCAGCAGGGAATCATGTTTTAAAAACGTATACTATTCTCCCCAATGGAGTAACAGATACAAATGCACCTAACGATTCCGCTACGAGCTCATTTTATTTTCCTGTTGGCTTAACGCTTCCTTATAGTGAAGGTTTTGAAAGCACCACCTTTCCTCCACCGGGCGTTACAATCAATAATGCTGACAGTTGGATTACCTGGCAGCGAACTACTGCAGCTTCCTACGCAGGAAGCGCTTCCGCATTTATGGACAATATGAATTACTTTAATGATGGAATGATTGATGAAGTAGTTTTACCTTATTTTGATTTTCCTCCCGGCTGGACCTATTTAAATTTTGAATATGCTTACCAACTTCGAGACGACCCTATTCCAATTGCTTATTATTCCGACACATTAGAAGTTGAAGTTTCTACGGATTGCGGAAACAGCTGGACGGTGGTATATAAGAAATTTGATTTGCCTTTAGTTACAACAGTGCCAAGCTTTAATCAAACGGTTCTGTTTGTACCAACATCCACTTCTCAGTGGGCATCCGAAACCATTGATCTAAATGCATTTAATGGCAATGATAAAGTATTGATTAAATTTCAAAATGTTAATGGAAGAGGAAACAGTTTATATTTAGACAACATAAACATTACCAACACGCCATTAGGTTTTGAAACAAACGTGATTTCAAAAATTGAAGTTTATCCAAATCCAAACAATGGAATATTTACCTTGTCGATGCAAAATGGAAAAGGCGGAAGTGATTTAGAAATTTACAATGTATTAGGGAAATTAATTTCCAGTCAGAAATTATCAAACGGAACAAATGTGATTGATATTTCAAAACAAGCTGCAGGAATGTATTTTTACAAAGTACGTTATGAAGGGAAAGATGTTGCGAATGGGAAGTTGCTGGTGAAGTAG